In one Lolium rigidum isolate FL_2022 chromosome 3, APGP_CSIRO_Lrig_0.1, whole genome shotgun sequence genomic region, the following are encoded:
- the LOC124697518 gene encoding uncharacterized protein LOC124697518 has translation MLHHEQYMEGKVWWCSEEAWPHLCTWWCCDDYKAKREKARRARLSPTDVAQNHGGSCKFTETKQLLKHKYGPEKASDLKTYQVMKSGMKNIDLATGDSGPISSQKVHKRLNDYATSASAEHPDDWDQRPFDPAILYDINGGLLHGRLPLGVGALSKTSAKSAARSNNMKPSNSSSYRAVLRENQELR, from the exons ATGCTCCATCATGAGCAATACATGGAAGGTAAGGTTTGGTGGTGCAGCGAGGAAGCATGGCCACATTTATGTACTTGGTGGTGTTGTGATGACTATAAAGCCAAACGAGAGAAAGCTCGGCGTGCACGCTTGAGCCCAACTGATGTTGCACAAAATCATGGTGGCTCATGTAAATTCACTGAAACGAAACAACTACTG AAACACAAATATGGGCCCGAGAAAGCTTCTGACCTCAAGACATACCAAGTGATGAAGTCAGGCATGAAAAACATTGATCTAGCCACTGGAGATAGTGGTCCAATAAGCAGCCAAAAAGTCCACAAACGTCTT AATGATTATGCAACATCTGCTAGTGCTGAACATCCCGATGATTGGGATCAACGACCTTTTGATCCAGCTATTCTCTATGACATCAATGGTGGCTTGCTTCATGGGAGACTCCCACTGGGAGTTGGTGCTTTGAGTAAAACTAGTGCTAAGTCAGCTGCTAGATCAAACAATATGAAGCCATCCAATTCTAGCTCCTACCGAGCAGTTCTACGTGAAAATCAAGAACTTCGCTAG
- the LOC124704393 gene encoding chalcone synthase 2-like translates to MAAVTVEEVRKAQRAEGPATVLAIGTTTPENIVYQADYADYYFRVTKSEHLVDLKDKFKKMCDKSMIRKRYMHLTEEILEEHPNICAYMAPSLDARQDILVAEIPKLGKTAAQKAIKEWGQPMSKITHLVFCTTSGVDMPGADYQLIKMLGLSPSVRRVMLYQQGCFAGGTVLRVAKDLAENNRGARVLVVCSEITAVTFRGPTETQLDSMVGQALFGDGAAAVIIGADPNMAIERPLFELVSASQTILPDTEGFIEGHLREVGLTFHLHRNVPVAISNNIECALVDAFAPLGIDDWNSIFWVAHPSGPAILDMVEARAKLDKNRMRATRHILSEYGNMSSACVLFILDEMRKRSLQDGNTTTGEGMDWGVLFGFGPGLTVETVVLHSIPISAP, encoded by the exons ATGGCGGCGGTGACGGTAGAGGAGGTGAGGAAGGCGCAGCGGGCGGAGGGTCCGGCGACGGTCCTAGCCATAGGCACGACGACGCCGGAGAACATTGTGTACCAGGCAGACTACGCTGACTACTACTTCCGGGTGACCAAGAGCGAGCACCTCGTCGATCTCAAGGACAAGTTCAAGAAGATGT GCGACAAATCAATGATACGCAAGAGATATATGCACTTGACGGAGGAAATCTTAGAGGAGCATCCCAACATCTGCGCGTACATGGCGCCCTCGCTGGATGCGCGGCAGGACATCCTAGTCGCTGAGATACCCAAGCTAGGGAAGACGGCGGCGCAGAAAGCCATCAAGGAGTGGGGCCAGCCAATGTCCAAGATCACGCATCTGGTGTTCTGTACCACCTCCGGTGTAGACATGCCAGGCGCCGATTACCAGCTGATAAAGATGCTCGGCCTCAGCCCATCGGTGAGGCGCGTGATGTTGTACCAGCAGGGCTGCTTCGCCGGTGGGACGGTGCTCCGTGTTGCCAAAGACCTCGCCGAGAACAACCGCGGCGCTCGCGTGCTCGTCGTATGCTCAGAGATCACCGCCGTCACATTCCGTGGCCCTACCGAGACCCAACTCGACTCGATGGTCGGCCAGGCTCTCTTCGGAGACGGTGCAGCCGCGGTGATCATCGGTGCGGACCCCAACATGGCCATCGAGAGGCCTTTGTTCGAGCTGGTTTCGGCAAGCCAAACAATACTGCCAGACACAGAGGGCTTCatcgaaggccacctccgggaggTGGggctcaccttccacctccacaggAATGTGCCAGTGGCCATCTCCAACAACATCGAGTGCGCGTTGGTGGACGCATTCGCGCCGCTGGGCATCGACGACTGGAACTCCATCTTCTGGGTGGCTCACCCTAGTGGCCCGGCGATCCTGGACATGGTGGAGGCAAGGGCCAAGCTCGACAAGAATCGGATGCGTGCCACCCGGCACATCCTCTCGGAGTACGGTAATATGTCCAGTGCGtgcgtcctcttcatcctcgACGAGATGCGCAAGCGCTCTTTGCAAGATGGAAACACCACCACCGGCGAAGGCATGGACTGGGGCGTGCTCTTCGGCTTCGGCCCTGGTCTCACCGTCGAGACCGTAGTCCTCCACAGCATCCCAATCTCCGCGCCATGA